GGCCAGATAAACACAGGCTCCAACAGAAAAGGCTGGATAGATCCATGCAAAGCCTACCAATTTGGAGACCACCCTGCAGGTCATTTTGCTGTGGTAGTGTAATGGTTGACATACAGCAACATACCGATCATAGGCCATAATTGCTAAAAGGGTAAGCTCATAGGATGCATAGGTGTAAATGACATAGATCTGAATTAAACAAGCTGACCGTGGGATCAAATGAGTATCAGAAAGAAGGTCTCTCAGAAATCTGAAGAAGAAGCCAGCAGAGCCGTACAGAGCGTTAACAGAAAgacacataataaatatatacatgggCTCATGTAACGTTTTCTCTCGTAATATCGCCACTATTATGACAAGATTAGCTGAGATAATAACTGCATACAAGAGGAGACACAAGACAAATGTTGGGTAGCGGTAGTTGCCCATGTTCACAAACATGGTGAGGTTAAAATAGGGGGGATAGGTACTGTTTTCCATTTACCCCATATACAGTTAACATAGATTGTTTGATGAATAAAGACAATTCTACAGCTGGATCCTCTCAACAGTTACACTGTAGCTGCAACTCCTTGTTACCTGTTTGGACATGAGGTAGTTAGGTAGCTGGGACAAGTGAGAGAACAGAGTGATAAATGATGTAAGAGGATTACgagtaaattaaaaacatgcatttataaTCAACAAGTAAAAAAGTAAGTCTCAGTTATATTAACTGTATCGAGTGGTTTTCACCACCCCTAAATGTCCTTCTCTGTGTGCGGTCTACACACAGACTGTTTAAATCTTTTCACACATGATTATGTCATCGCAGTCATCCCTCGACGTCGAATCTAGAAAATGAATTATGCAGGTTAAGATATGAATGAAGGTGGTCAATAGCCTCAATTAGATccacaatgttttgttttttgtcagaaacatattatttaatcTACTGTAAAGGCCAAATGCTGGATTAAAACTATTGAGCATTATTCTAGGATTTTATTATTATCGGCAGTATTAAAATTCTGATGTGGTAAACTTCAAAAGTTGAAGACTACTAAGACTACTTACTATACTAAATATATGCTATATACATTAATGATGATGAAAGAGTGATTACAGTGATTTAATTTGTCAactttgattttttaaatcacattgtggatttattcattttaatttatttaattaaaaaaggcaTTTGGTCTGGTGTCACTGAACACATTtatgtgattttgatttaatATGAAAAAGGCACATTTGGCTGTAGAtgttttttatgtcttttcacatttatatgtcttacttttatatatttgatatcttaTAATTCTTtaatttgttctttattttattttgaattgttATACTTTTGCTTTTATGTCTGCAACCGTGTTATTTGTGCTGCTACTTGTCTTTGGCCAGGACACTCtcaaaaaagagaagaataagagagaaataaagtataaaacacaTATGTTTTTGGAAAGTGTCGGACACAGCCACACATTATTTCGCTTTCATAAAGGGGGTTTCAGAGGTTGTTAGATGATATGACAATCACTTAATTTGAAGCGTACTGATAGTATGTATatttgactcaaaataaactaccgTGCTCTTTGTTAGGGTTGAACCAGGATCGAT
This portion of the Cottoperca gobio chromosome 21, fCotGob3.1, whole genome shotgun sequence genome encodes:
- the or64d1 gene encoding odorant receptor 128-10, with translation MENSTYPPYFNLTMFVNMGNYRYPTFVLCLLLYAVIISANLVIIVAILREKTLHEPMYIFIMCLSVNALYGSAGFFFRFLRDLLSDTHLIPRSACLIQIYVIYTYASYELTLLAIMAYDRYVAVCQPLHYHSKMTCRVVSKLVGFAWIYPAFSVGACVYLASRLPLCGNKIPKVFCANWPVVKLSCVNTMINNFVGMFVTTSTVFLPLAFVLYTYVHIFLICRKRSPEFKRKVIQSCLPHIVTFVNYSITVFCDILLSRIELNPFLAVLLSLEFVVIPPIVNPLVYGLKLPEIRKCLLRMLPLRTCLTNVRNKSSLCCLYK